A window of the Vespa crabro chromosome 8, iyVesCrab1.2, whole genome shotgun sequence genome harbors these coding sequences:
- the LOC124425883 gene encoding uncharacterized protein LOC124425883: protein MCRILGILALFSTVSVIIAQDYEISDIQCSGAGSAADLLTAKIRRPIGFRGAPLFADDRSANPLIDIHCQIRPDPNDSQEDNYFLKVTDFSRCGVLKRNGFIHLRIWFPAFPGVVMLADQELILMCRPPEPTLLRHKAAGFAGTFPHGARVSGVVEETPGRLEYEVALYREATGNISESSGSQTVDQAVPIGTKLQLRARISPDSAWGYIKLLEVTVSPDPDQPHAPGSVILVKDGCRNRDFASIIPHQPARYRERKNEVFLDFEAFLLSSMRERSTLWIHSQIKACMEPQDCQPDFCLDLFEPSGHGKRKKRNVNEKVDGAFLPKVERLIKSYNDSTPFTKFKENIEYTVMMPDDIYNKVATGLEGNCGGFLYVAIGLGALLVLSAFIMCYLASRLHNLSSSISQNKSIDDLVRDRARKYCDATSGYTGRSTVQ, encoded by the exons GTTAGCGTAATCATTGCTCAAGATTACGAGATTTCCGACATTCAATGCAGTGGCGCCGGTTCAGCAGCTGATCTTCTCACAGCGAAAATCAGAAGACCGATCGGCTTCAGAGGAGCTCCGCTATTTGCCGACGATAGATCAGCCAATCCTCTCATCGACATTCATTGCCAAATTAGACCTGATCCTAACGATTCTCAAGAAGACAATTACTTTCTCAAAGTGACGGATTTTTCACGATGCGGTGTTCTCAAAAGAAAC GGATTTATTCATTTACGGATATGGTTTCCGGCATTTCCTGGTGTCGTAATGCTGGCCGATCAAGAATTGATCCTCATGTGTCGTCCACCTGAGCCCACATTGCTTAGGCACAAAGCGGCTGGTTTTGCTGGTACCTT TCCACATGGTGCTAGAGTATCCGGTGTAGTAGAGGAGACACCAGGTCGCCTAGAATACGAAGTTGCTCTTTATCGTGAAGCTACGGGCAATATATCAGAATCTAGCGGATCTCAAACAGTCGATCAGGCGGTGCCAATAGGTACAAAACTTCAGCTGAGAGCTCGTATCAGTCCTGACAGCGCTTGGGGTTACATAAAACTTCTGGAAGTAACGGTCAGCCCTGATCCCGATCAACCGCATGCCCCAGGGAGCGTCATCCTTGTTAAGGATGGCTGTAGAAATCGAGATTTCGCATCAATCATTCCTCATCAACCGGCAAGATAtcgcgagagaaagaatgaggtATTTTTGGATTTCGAAGCATTCTTGCTTAGTTCTATGCGAGAACGATCTACCTTATGGATACACTCGCAAATAAAAGCTTGTATGGAACCACAAGATTGTCAACCG gaTTTTTGCTTGGATCTTTTCGAACCATCGGGTCATGgcaaacgaaaaaaacgaaatgtcaACGAGAAAGTCGATGGAGCGTTTTTGCCTAAGGTCGAACGTCTCATTAAGAGTTACAATGACTCAACGCCTTTTACGAAATTCAAGGAGAACATTGAGTATACCGTCATGATGCCAGACG ATATTTACAACAAAGTTGCAACCGGCTTGGAAGGTAATTGCGGCGGTTTTCTTTACGTGGCTATTGGATTAGGTGCGTTATTAGTTCTATCCGCCTTCATTATGTGTTATTTGGCTTCTCGTCTTCATAATTTATCTTCATCCATCTCGCAAAACAAATCCATTGACGATCTGGTACGAGATAGAGCGAGAAAATATTGTGACGCGACATCAGGATACACTGGACGGTCTAccgtacaataa
- the LOC124425884 gene encoding ethanolamine-phosphate cytidylyltransferase isoform X2 — MVHFGHANSLRQAKALGNYLVVGVHTDAEITKHKGPPVFTEQERYKMVRGIKWVDEVVEGAPYVTTLETLDKYNCDFCVHGDDITMTADGIDTYHLVKAAGRYREVQRTAGVSTTDLVGRMLLMTRQHFKQGDSEYTVDREPSKSMGQDRTARSPWTGCSQFLPTTQKIIQFSDGKSPQPDDKIVYVAGAFDLFHVGHLDFLEVAKKEGDYLIVGLHTDPAVNRYKCGNHPIMNLHERVLSVLACKYVNEVVIGAPYEVTKDLMEHFNVSIVCHGQTSIMPCEDGSDPYVEPKRQNKFKLLDSGNDMTTEKIVERIILHRLEFEDRNLKKEKKELAAYEAFVKSKTNGRTT, encoded by the exons ATGGTGCATTTTGGACATGCAAATTCATTAAGGCAGGCTAAAGCATTAGGAAATTATTTGGTGGTTGGTGTTCATACAGATGCAGAAATTACAAAGCATAAGGGTCCTCCAGTTTTTACAGAACAAGAGAG ATACAAAATGGTTCGTGGTATAAAATGGGTAGATGAAGTAGTCGAAGGTGCTCCTTATGTTACTACATTGGAAACATTAGATAAATACAATTGTGATTTCTGTGTACATGGTGATGACATAACAATGACTGCAGATGGAATAGATACTTATCATTTAGTTAAAGCAGCTGGTCGTTACAG agAAGTTCAAAGAACGGCAGGAGTTTCAACTACAGATCTTGTAGGGCGTATGCTTTTAATGACACGTCAACATTTCAAACAAGGAGATAGTGAATATACCGTTGATAGAGAACCTAGCAAAAGTATGGGTCAAGATCGCACAGCGCGAAGCCCATGGACTGGTTGTTCTCAGTTTCTTCCCACTActcaaaaaattatacaatttagCGATGGCAAAAGTCCTCAGCCAGatgataaaattgtttatgTTGCTGGAGCATTTGATTTATTCCATGTTGGACATTTAGATTTCTTAGAAGTTGCAAAAAAAGAGGGTGACTATCTTATTGTTGGCCTCCATACAGATCCAGCTGTTAATCGTTACAAATGCGGTAATCATCCAATCATGAATCTTCATGAACGTGTTCTTAGTGTATTAGCATGTAAG tATGTGAATGAAGTTGTAATTGGTGCTCCATATGAGGTTACTAAAGATCTTATGGAACACTTTAATGTTTCTATCGTGTGTCATGGACAGACATCAATAATGCCATGTGAAGATGGCTCGGATCCATATGTAGAACcaaaaagacaaaacaaaTTTAAGTTACTAGATAGTGGCAATGATATGACAACAGAAAAAATAGTTGAAAGAATAATTCTACATAg GTTGGAATTTGAGGATAGAAacttaaagaaggaaaaaaaagagcttgCAGCTTACGAAGCCTTTGTGAAATCTAAAACAAATGGAAGGActacataa
- the LOC124425884 gene encoding ethanolamine-phosphate cytidylyltransferase isoform X1, whose protein sequence is MTESRKEVRVWCDGCYDMVHFGHANSLRQAKALGNYLVVGVHTDAEITKHKGPPVFTEQERYKMVRGIKWVDEVVEGAPYVTTLETLDKYNCDFCVHGDDITMTADGIDTYHLVKAAGRYREVQRTAGVSTTDLVGRMLLMTRQHFKQGDSEYTVDREPSKSMGQDRTARSPWTGCSQFLPTTQKIIQFSDGKSPQPDDKIVYVAGAFDLFHVGHLDFLEVAKKEGDYLIVGLHTDPAVNRYKCGNHPIMNLHERVLSVLACKYVNEVVIGAPYEVTKDLMEHFNVSIVCHGQTSIMPCEDGSDPYVEPKRQNKFKLLDSGNDMTTEKIVERIILHRLEFEDRNLKKEKKELAAYEAFVKSKTNGRTT, encoded by the exons ATGACAGAATCTCGAAAAGAAGTTCGTGTTTGGTGCGACGGGTG TTATGATATGGTGCATTTTGGACATGCAAATTCATTAAGGCAGGCTAAAGCATTAGGAAATTATTTGGTGGTTGGTGTTCATACAGATGCAGAAATTACAAAGCATAAGGGTCCTCCAGTTTTTACAGAACAAGAGAG ATACAAAATGGTTCGTGGTATAAAATGGGTAGATGAAGTAGTCGAAGGTGCTCCTTATGTTACTACATTGGAAACATTAGATAAATACAATTGTGATTTCTGTGTACATGGTGATGACATAACAATGACTGCAGATGGAATAGATACTTATCATTTAGTTAAAGCAGCTGGTCGTTACAG agAAGTTCAAAGAACGGCAGGAGTTTCAACTACAGATCTTGTAGGGCGTATGCTTTTAATGACACGTCAACATTTCAAACAAGGAGATAGTGAATATACCGTTGATAGAGAACCTAGCAAAAGTATGGGTCAAGATCGCACAGCGCGAAGCCCATGGACTGGTTGTTCTCAGTTTCTTCCCACTActcaaaaaattatacaatttagCGATGGCAAAAGTCCTCAGCCAGatgataaaattgtttatgTTGCTGGAGCATTTGATTTATTCCATGTTGGACATTTAGATTTCTTAGAAGTTGCAAAAAAAGAGGGTGACTATCTTATTGTTGGCCTCCATACAGATCCAGCTGTTAATCGTTACAAATGCGGTAATCATCCAATCATGAATCTTCATGAACGTGTTCTTAGTGTATTAGCATGTAAG tATGTGAATGAAGTTGTAATTGGTGCTCCATATGAGGTTACTAAAGATCTTATGGAACACTTTAATGTTTCTATCGTGTGTCATGGACAGACATCAATAATGCCATGTGAAGATGGCTCGGATCCATATGTAGAACcaaaaagacaaaacaaaTTTAAGTTACTAGATAGTGGCAATGATATGACAACAGAAAAAATAGTTGAAAGAATAATTCTACATAg GTTGGAATTTGAGGATAGAAacttaaagaaggaaaaaaaagagcttgCAGCTTACGAAGCCTTTGTGAAATCTAAAACAAATGGAAGGActacataa
- the LOC124425884 gene encoding ethanolamine-phosphate cytidylyltransferase isoform X3, giving the protein MTESRKEVRVWCDGCYDMVHFGHANSLRQAKALGNYLVVGVHTDAEITKHKGPPVFTEQERYKMVRGIKWVDEVVEGAPYVTTLETLDKYNCDFCVHGDDITMTADGIDTYHLVKAAGRYREVQRTAGVSTTDLVGRMLLMTRQHFKQGDSEYTVDREPSKSMGQDRTARSPWTGCSQFLPTTQKIIQFSDGKSPQPDDKIVYVAGAFDLFHVGHLDFLEVAKKEGDYLIVGLHTDPAVNRYKCGNHPIMNLHERVLSVLACKYVNEVVIGAPYEVTKDLMEHFNVSIVCHGQTSIMPCEDGSDPYVEPKRQNKFKLLDSGNDMTTEKIVERIILHSV; this is encoded by the exons ATGACAGAATCTCGAAAAGAAGTTCGTGTTTGGTGCGACGGGTG TTATGATATGGTGCATTTTGGACATGCAAATTCATTAAGGCAGGCTAAAGCATTAGGAAATTATTTGGTGGTTGGTGTTCATACAGATGCAGAAATTACAAAGCATAAGGGTCCTCCAGTTTTTACAGAACAAGAGAG ATACAAAATGGTTCGTGGTATAAAATGGGTAGATGAAGTAGTCGAAGGTGCTCCTTATGTTACTACATTGGAAACATTAGATAAATACAATTGTGATTTCTGTGTACATGGTGATGACATAACAATGACTGCAGATGGAATAGATACTTATCATTTAGTTAAAGCAGCTGGTCGTTACAG agAAGTTCAAAGAACGGCAGGAGTTTCAACTACAGATCTTGTAGGGCGTATGCTTTTAATGACACGTCAACATTTCAAACAAGGAGATAGTGAATATACCGTTGATAGAGAACCTAGCAAAAGTATGGGTCAAGATCGCACAGCGCGAAGCCCATGGACTGGTTGTTCTCAGTTTCTTCCCACTActcaaaaaattatacaatttagCGATGGCAAAAGTCCTCAGCCAGatgataaaattgtttatgTTGCTGGAGCATTTGATTTATTCCATGTTGGACATTTAGATTTCTTAGAAGTTGCAAAAAAAGAGGGTGACTATCTTATTGTTGGCCTCCATACAGATCCAGCTGTTAATCGTTACAAATGCGGTAATCATCCAATCATGAATCTTCATGAACGTGTTCTTAGTGTATTAGCATGTAAG tATGTGAATGAAGTTGTAATTGGTGCTCCATATGAGGTTACTAAAGATCTTATGGAACACTTTAATGTTTCTATCGTGTGTCATGGACAGACATCAATAATGCCATGTGAAGATGGCTCGGATCCATATGTAGAACcaaaaagacaaaacaaaTTTAAGTTACTAGATAGTGGCAATGATATGACAACAGAAAAAATAGTTGAAAGAATAATTCTACATAg TGTTTAA
- the LOC124425882 gene encoding ATP-dependent RNA helicase dbp2-like, whose translation MTMAYRDRERGDRRGGGGSRGGRFGGRDGGSSGRFGSSANRDNNFGSNNFKNRQPGERLRKPRWDMSTLQPFRKDFYQPHPNVTTRSLHTVEAYRSDKEITVKGSNVPGPNIYFEEGGFPDYVLSEIRRQGFGEPTAIQAQGWPIALSGRDMVGIAQTGSGKTLAYILPAIVHINHQPRLSRNDGPIALILAPTRELAQQIQQVASDFGVSSQVRNTCIFGGAPKGPQARDLERGVEICIATPGRLIDFLERGTTNLRRCTYLVLDEADRMLDMGFEPQIRKIVEQIRPDRQTLMWSATWPKEVRNLAEEFLTDYIQINIGSLQLAANHNILQIVDVCEEYEKESKLMKLLEEISNEPENKTIIFVETKRKVDDITRAINRYGWQAIGIHGDKSQQERDYVLNQFRNSRSAILVATDVAARGLDVEDVKFVINLDYPSNSEDYVHRIGRTGRSQRTGTAYAFFTPGNAHKASDLIQVLEEAKQVVNPKLYELSRNPGIYKRGRYSGRNGGSGSRGSTSRGGGSRGSRGGRDGSDRNGRFDRSGGSGSGSGSTGGNDRGNKWGGSSSGGMGSGYGNKSFPQNNFGGASSGGGSSYNQNGGTYGGSGGGSSYRQQNGY comes from the exons ATGACGAT GGCATACCGTGATCGTGAACGTGGTGATAGGAGAGGTGGAGGTGGTTCTCGAGGAGGCCGTTTTGGTGGACGAGATGGAGGCAGTAGTGGAAGATTTGGAAGTAGTGCGAACAGAGATAACAATTTTGggagtaataattttaaaaatcgtcAGCCTGGAGAACGATTACGAAAACCTAGATGGGATATGAGCACTTTGCAACCATTTAGAAAAGACTTTTATCAACCACATCCTAATGTTACAACAAGAAGTCTTCATACAGTTGAGGCTTACCGATCAGATAAAGAGATCACAGTGAAAGGCTCTAATGTCCCTGGGcccaatatttattttgaagaGGGTGGTTTTCCAGATTATGTTTTAAGTGAAATTCGAAGACAAGGTTTTGGAGAACCAACAGCTATACAAGCACAAGGTTGGCCTATTGCTTTGTCTGGACGTGATATGGTTGGCATAGCGCAAACAGGATCTGGAAAAACATTAGCTTATATTTTACCAGCTATAGTGCATATTAATCATCAACCTAGATTAAGTAGAAATGATGGTCCTATAGCTCTTATTTTGGCACCTACAAGAGAACTTGCGCAACAAATACAACAAGTAGCATCAGACTTTGGAGTTTCTTCACAGGTTAGAAATACTTGCATTTTTGGTGGAGCTCCTAAAGGTCCACAGGCACGAGATCTGGAAAGGGGAGTAGAAATTTGTATAGCAACTCCTGGTCGTCTAATAGATTTTTTGGAACGTGGTACAACAAATCTTCGTAGATGTACATATTTGGTACTTGATGAAGCAGATAGAATGCTTGATATGGGTTTTGAACctcaaattagaaaaattgtagAACAAATACGTCCAGATAGGCAAACACTTATGTGGTCAGCAACATGGCCAAAGGAAGTTCGTAACTTGGCAGAAGAGTTTTTAACTGACTATATACAAATCAATATTGGCTCTTTACAATTAGCAGCTAATCATAATATCCTTCAAATAGTGGATGTATGCGAAGAAtatgaaaaggaaagtaaattAATGAAACTTTTGGAAGAGATTTCTAATGAACcagaaaataaaactattatttttgttgaaacaaaaagaaaagttgatgATATTACACGAGCTATTAATAGATATGGATGGCAAGCAATTGGCATCCATGGAGATAAAAGTCAACAAGAAAGAGATTATGTATTAAATC AATTCCGGAATAGCAGATCAGCAATACTAGTTGCTACGGACGTTGCAGCAAGAGGTTTAG ATGTGGAAGATGTCAAATTTGTGATAAACTTGGATTATCCGTCCAACTCAGAAGACTATGTTCATCGTATTGGACGTACGGGACGATCGCAACGAACAGGAACTGCATATGCTTTCTTTACACCTGGAAATGCACACAAAGCTAGTGATCTTATTCAAGTACTAGAAGAAGCAAAGCAAGTTGTAAATCCTAAACTTTATGAACTTTCAAGAAATCCAGGCAtttataaac GAGGTCGATACAGTGGTCGTAATGGCGGAAGTGGTAGTCGTGGATCCACTAGTCGTGGAGGTGGTTCACGAGGATCACGTGGTGGACGTGATGGAAGTGACAGGAATGGGAGATTTGATCGTAGCGGTGGTAGTGGTAGCGGCAGTGGCAGTACTGGTGGAAACGATCGTGGAAATAAATGGGGTGGAAGTAGTAGTG GTGGTATGGGAAGTGGTTATGGCAATAAATCATTTCCTCAAAATAATTTTGGAGGAGCTTCCAGTGGTGGTGGCTCTAGTTATAATCAAAATGGTGGTACATATGGAGGAAGTGGTGGTGGGAGCAGTTACAGACAACAGAATGGTTATTAA